A genomic region of Seriola aureovittata isolate HTS-2021-v1 ecotype China chromosome 21, ASM2101889v1, whole genome shotgun sequence contains the following coding sequences:
- the bsk146 gene encoding serine/threonine-protein kinase SBK1, with protein sequence MSSSPLVSRANMDILDELQLIAAQNLERLEVSKYYEVIRELGKGTYGKVDLVIHKIRGTKMALKFLKKKTTKLKSFLREYSISLYLSPCSYIINMFGIAFETDEYYVFAQEYALAGDLFDIIPPQVGLPEAVAKRCVYQVAIALDYLHCKKLVHRDIKPENILIFDRECRKVKLSDFGMTRRAGSPVKRVSGTIPYTAPELCDVSRHEGFCVDYSTDVWAFGVLLFCMLTGNFPWEKALPSDSFYQEFIRWQRRRTNTVPSQWRRFTEQALRMFRRLLSVEQDRRCSVKEVSEYFSHSWMLDAENNNNNGNTGGGSGGERVGGGGGGGGGGGGGGVRGEVDGTISSSSSGEEDEELLVERMKQQTLSPFSPMSPVAVERGSGGGGGAKGGVMEPGGGHHYVSVSTNSSVSSTNSYDRMPRENSSPGGRMLVATPIEICV encoded by the exons ATGAGTTCCTCTCCGCTGGTGTCCCGAGCCAACATGGACATCCTGGACGAGTTGCAGCTGATCGCAGCCCAAAACCTGGAGCGGCTGGAAGTCAGCAAGTACTACGAGGTGATCCGGGAGCTGGGCAAAGGCACCTACGGCAAGGTGGACCTGGTCATCCACAAGATCAGAG GGACAAAAATGGCGCTGAAGTTcctgaagaagaagacgacgaAGCTGAAGTCGTTCCTGCGGGAGTACAGCATCTCCCTCTACCTGTCTCCCTGCTCCTACATCATCAACATGTTCGGCATCGCCTTCGAAACTGACGAATACTACGTGTTCGCACAGGAGTACGCTCTGGCGGGAGACCTCTTTGATATCATTCCCCCACAG GTGGGTCTTCCTGAGGCGGTGGCGAAGCGCTGTGTGTACCAGGTGGCCATCGCTCTGGACTACCTGCACTGTAAGAAGCTGGTCCACCGTGACATCAAGCCCGAGAACATCCTCATCTTTGACAGAGAGTGTCGTAAGGTCAAGCTGTCCGACTTCGGCATGACGCGCCGCGCCGGCTCTCCCGTGAAAAGA GTGAGCGGCACTATCCCCTACACCGCCCCCGAGCTCTGCGACGTGTCCCGCCACGAGGGTTTCTGCGTGGACTACAGCACCGACGTCTGGGCCTTCGGCGTGCTGCTCTTCTGCATGCTGACTGGAAACTTCCCCTGGGAGAAGGCGCTGCCCTCGGACTCCTTCTACCAGGAGTTCATCCgctggcagaggaggaggacgaacACGGTGCCGTCGCAGTGGAGGCGCTTCACCGAGCAGGCCCTCCGCATGTTCCGCCGCCTGCTCTCCGTGGAGCAGGACCGCCGCTGCTCCGTCAAAGAGGTGTCCGAGTACTTCAGCCACTCCTGGATGCTGGACgcagagaacaacaacaacaacggcaACACGGGAGGTGGAAGTGGTGGAGAGAGGGTTGGCggcggagggggaggaggtggaggaggaggaggaggaggagtgcgAGGAGAGGTGGATGGCACtatctcctcatcttcctccggggaggaagatgaggagctCCTGGTGGAGAGGATGAAGCAGCAGACTTTATCTCCTTTCTCTCCCATGTCTCCGGTGGCGGTGGAGAGGGGGAGCGGCGGCGGGGGAGGGGCCAAGGGCGGGGTGATGGAACCGGGTGGCGGCCACCACTACGTGTCCGTCTCCACCAACAGCTCCGTGTCGTCCACCAACAGTTACGACCGCATGCCGCGAGAGAACAGTTCACCGGGCGGCCGCATGCTGGTGGCCACGCCCATCGAGATCTGTGTCTGA
- the si:dkey-94l16.4 gene encoding transcription factor 20 isoform X1: protein MEQAAGSLDDLQPQDLSTSSLPTVIDLTRKGEECVLNATSLQMVKSPGWYPNSGTSNPGLAFSDTGSSDITLQSGDHIQPDNAFSHTTVTLSYVSRSHVFSAQDSLSRHSPLCGMPPISKFSLHPPCDSDKGLGEAGYSLNQHYVEQVEGSVDLATQTELLQSLSQAQAGSENDGGACPTQEPREVNGGVISSDEDTDNPDEKKVECSLSWESSRSLENGRGHSRTSSGECVESSPEMLTPTTVEDEEGGGSEVLFLMSRKQDPVVPMDSVGARDLCSLSREYISPLEDPVSPSATSLDDVEDVFILPQASSSPSADNSYLETEQAAWDGSSTEGGIQPAAGISNSTTGLDSREENKQPVRRRKAVIEPLIDLTDDGCVSDVSEDKPQTVTPHMNGNANTLQRTLKEKKLPLRSSRGTRLEAIVMNINSNKYKVSGCIRTSKKASASQSATSDSNSASPKRNEAPSAGRRRSRVGASVSANAVKQKAGTPVKRDKTNNINTDSCKGSTSDPETLSRTRKSHSSSHPKSPPCTVHKRSKKESEDASLSVLSPQTHTAKSKTKPSPQSSPQAALHKNSKKEPELQIHPEPSEEIHVARLSPPPPPSPPPPPPSKSPKKSQGKAKGKTTGSQTSPTAKTKAAHTPKKRRKKHKGGQSSSIFSPKEPEIKLKYVNFKEEKRELRSDSFSPFVRVERRQSSPSLCTVINYPEEVKTQHKKGQQQAHTSGFISAVVPSTSCLQLGRASTQSQHQRSLVCCLCGRSANAMDLGDLHGPYYPEGYQPSTKTPASVSGLKGDEDDYSDSDSSSCSIRGRRRKSAGPHSAWSLRPGAQLKQKGLLENRRWTGDSAGSPAAKRARSDPSSADVEDWYSPPVLPLEPCEYWLHEDCGIWSAGVFLVKGKIYGLEEAVKVAQETVCSACRDPGATLGCFFKGCPNKYHYRCALESADCVLIEENFSMKCKKHKNKTFKTPPGNRWDDR from the exons ATGGAGCAGGCAGCTGGGAGCTTAGATGATCTCCAGCCTCAGGACCTCTCCACCTCCAGCCTTCCCACTGTGATCGATCTGACCAGGAAGGGTGAGGAATGCGTCCTCAACGCCACGTCCCTGCAGATGGTGAAGAGCCCGGGTTGGTACCCAAACTCCGGGACCAGCAACCCAGGACTGGCTTTCTCCGACACGGGCTCCTCGGACATCACGCTCCAATCAGGGGATCACATTCAACCAGACAATGCCTTCTCCCACACTACAGTCACCCTGTCCTACGTGAGCCGGTCTCACGTCTTCTCCGCTCAAGACTCCCTGTCTCGACACTCGCCTCTGTGTGGTATGCCGCCCATAAGCAAGttctccctccaccccccatGTGACTCAGATAAAGGGCTCGGGGAGGCCGGCTACTCGCTGAACCAGCATTACGTGGAGCAGGTCGAGGGGTCGGTGGACCTCGCCACTCAGACAGAACTGTTGCAGTCGTTGTCTCAGGCTCAGGCGGGATCAGAGAATGATGGGGGAGCGTGTCCTACGCAGGAGCCTCGTGAGGTGAACGGTGGAGTGATTTCCAGTGATGAGGACACGGACAATCCGGATGAAAAGAAAGTAGAATGCAGCCTTTCTTGGGAAAGCAGCAGGAGTTTGGAGAATGGTCGAGGTCACAGCCGGACGAGTTCAGGAGAATGTGTTGAATCCTCCCCAGAGATGCTCACCCCCACCAcagtggaggatgaggaggggggaggCTCTGAGGTGCTCTTTCTCATGTCAAGAAAACAGGACCCAGTGGTCCCCATGGACAGTGTGGGTGCTAGAGACCTGTGTTCACTGAGCAGGGAGTACATCAGTCCTCTGGAGGACCCGGTCTCCCCCTCCGCTACCTCACTGGACGATGTGGAGGATGTGTTCATCCTGCCTCAGGCCTCCAGCTCCCCCAGCGCAGACAACTCTTATCTAGAGACTGAGCAGGCAGCATGGGACGGCTCGAGTACAGAGGGGGGCATTCAGCCAGCCGCTGGCATCAGCAATAGTACGACAGGGCTGGATtcaagagaggaaaacaagcagCCGGTCCGAAGACGGAAGGCAGTGATAGAGCCTCTGATTGACTTGACAGACGATGgttgtgtgtctgatgtttcaGAGGACAAACCCCAGACTGTCACCCCCCACATGAACGGGAACGCTAACACTCTGCAGAGGACTTTAAAGGAGAAAAAGCTTCCACTGCGTTCCAGCAGAGGGACGCGGTTAGAGGCAATAGTCATGAACATAAACTCAAACAAGTACAAAGTGTCAGGATGCATCCGCACCAGTAAGAAAGCCAGTGCTTCCCAATCAGCAACCAGTGACTCCAACTCGGCCAGTCCTAAGAGGAACGAGGCGCCGTCagcggggaggaggaggagcagagtggGAGCGTCTGTCTCAGCGAACGCAGTCAAACAAAAAGCAGGAACTCCTGTGAAAAGGGacaaaactaataacattaacactgACAGCTGCAAAGGTTCTACCTCCGATCCTGAAACCCTCAGTCGTACTAGAAAGTCCCACAGCAGCTCACATCCAAAAAGTCCTCCGTGTACTGTGCACAAGAGGTCAAAGAAAGAGTCAGAGGACGCTTCACTGTCTGTCCTCTCACCACAGACTCACACCGCAAAGTCAAAGACGAAACCCTCACCACAGTCCAGTCCTCAGGCCGCTCTGCACAAGAACTCAAAGAAGGAGCCGGAGCTCCAGATTCACCCTGAACCCTCAGAGGAAATTCATGTGGCAAGATTGtctccccctccaccaccatcaccgccgccgccgccgccatcAAAGTCTCCAAAGAAAAGTCAAGGGAAAGCCAAAGGCAAGACTACAGGTAGCCAAACATCCCCCACTGCCAAGACAAAGGCGGCTCACACTCccaagaagaggaggaagaaacacaAGGGCGGCCAGTCCTCCTCCATATTCTCCCCCAAGGAGCCGGAGATCAAGCTGAAGTACGTCAACTTcaaggaggagaaaagggagcTGAGGTCGGACAGCTTCTCTCCGTTCGTCCGTGTGGAGCGGCGGCAGTCCTCGCCATCACTGTGTACTGTCATCAACTACCCCGAGGAGGTGAAGACGCAGCACAAGAAGGGCCAGCAGCAGGCTCACACCAGTGGCTTCATTTCTGCAGTCGTACCCAGCACCTCGTGTCTCCAGCTGGGCCGGGCGTCCACACAGAGCCAGCACCAGCGCTCCCTCGTCTGCTGCCTGTGCGGGCGCTCTGCCAACGCCATGGACCTGGGGGACCTCCACGGCCCCTACTACCCTGAGGGGTACCAGCCAAGCACCAAAACACCAGCCAGCGTCTCAGGCCTCAAAGGGGATGAGGACGACTACAGCGACTCAGACTCCTCGTCCTGCAGCAtcagaggcaggaggaggaagagcgcCGGTCCACACTCAGCGTGGTCCCTCAGGCCGGGGGCTCAGCTCAAACAGAAGGGCCTCCTGGAGAACCGTCGGTGGACCGGTGACAGCGCTGGCAGCCCTGCAGCGAAGCGAGCTCGCTCAGATCCCAGCTCTGCAGATGTGGAGGACTGGTACAGCCCCCCGGTGCTGCCTCTGGAGCCCTGCGAGTACTGGCTCCATGAAGACTGCGGTATCTGGTCCGCCGGCGTGTTCCTGGTGAAGGGCAAAATCTACGGACTGGAGGAGGCGGTGAAGGTGGCACAAGAGACG gtgtgttcagcGTGTCGTGATCCAGGTGCTACACTGGGCTGCTTCTTTAAAGGTTGTCCCAACAAGTACCACTACAGGTGTGCTCTGGAGTCAG CAGACTGCGTTCTCATCGAAGAGAATTTCTCCATGAAGTGTAAAAAGCACAAG AACAAGACATTCAAAACCCCTCCAGGGAACAGGTGGGATGACAGGTGA
- the si:dkey-94l16.4 gene encoding transcription factor 20 isoform X2 — MEQAAGSLDDLQPQDLSTSSLPTVIDLTRKGEECVLNATSLQMVKSPGWYPNSGTSNPGLAFSDTGSSDITLQSGDHIQPDNAFSHTTVTLSYVSRSHVFSAQDSLSRHSPLCGMPPISKFSLHPPCDSDKGLGEAGYSLNQHYVEQVEGSVDLATQTELLQSLSQAQAGSENDGGACPTQEPREVNGGVISSDEDTDNPDEKKVECSLSWESSRSLENGRGHSRTSSGECVESSPEMLTPTTVEDEEGGGSEVLFLMSRKQDPVVPMDSVGARDLCSLSREYISPLEDPVSPSATSLDDVEDVFILPQASSSPSADNSYLETEQAAWDGSSTEGGIQPAAGISNSTTGLDSREENKQPVRRRKAVIEPLIDLTDDGCVSDVSEDKPQTVTPHMNGNANTLQRTLKEKKLPLRSSRGTRLEAIVMNINSNKYKVSGCIRTSKKASASQSATSDSNSASPKRNEAPSAGRRRSRVGASVSANAVKQKAGTPVKRDKTNNINTDSCKGSTSDPETLSRTRKSHSSSHPKSPPCTVHKRSKKESEDASLSVLSPQTHTAKSKTKPSPQSSPQAALHKNSKKEPELQIHPEPSEEIHVARLSPPPPPSPPPPPPSKSPKKSQGKAKGKTTGSQTSPTAKTKAAHTPKKRRKKHKGGQSSSIFSPKEPEIKLKYVNFKEEKRELRSDSFSPFVRVERRQSSPSLCTVINYPEEVKTQHKKGQQQAHTSGFISAVVPSTSCLQLGRASTQSQHQRSLVCCLCGRSANAMDLGDLHGPYYPEGYQPSTKTPASVSGLKGDEDDYSDSDSSSCSIRGRRRKSAGPHSAWSLRPGAQLKQKGLLENRRWTGDSAGSPAAKRARSDPSSADVEDWYSPPVLPLEPCEYWLHEDCGIWSAGVFLVKGKIYGLEEAVKVAQETVCSACRDPGATLGCFFKGCPNKYHYRCALESDCVLIEENFSMKCKKHKNKTFKTPPGNRWDDR, encoded by the exons ATGGAGCAGGCAGCTGGGAGCTTAGATGATCTCCAGCCTCAGGACCTCTCCACCTCCAGCCTTCCCACTGTGATCGATCTGACCAGGAAGGGTGAGGAATGCGTCCTCAACGCCACGTCCCTGCAGATGGTGAAGAGCCCGGGTTGGTACCCAAACTCCGGGACCAGCAACCCAGGACTGGCTTTCTCCGACACGGGCTCCTCGGACATCACGCTCCAATCAGGGGATCACATTCAACCAGACAATGCCTTCTCCCACACTACAGTCACCCTGTCCTACGTGAGCCGGTCTCACGTCTTCTCCGCTCAAGACTCCCTGTCTCGACACTCGCCTCTGTGTGGTATGCCGCCCATAAGCAAGttctccctccaccccccatGTGACTCAGATAAAGGGCTCGGGGAGGCCGGCTACTCGCTGAACCAGCATTACGTGGAGCAGGTCGAGGGGTCGGTGGACCTCGCCACTCAGACAGAACTGTTGCAGTCGTTGTCTCAGGCTCAGGCGGGATCAGAGAATGATGGGGGAGCGTGTCCTACGCAGGAGCCTCGTGAGGTGAACGGTGGAGTGATTTCCAGTGATGAGGACACGGACAATCCGGATGAAAAGAAAGTAGAATGCAGCCTTTCTTGGGAAAGCAGCAGGAGTTTGGAGAATGGTCGAGGTCACAGCCGGACGAGTTCAGGAGAATGTGTTGAATCCTCCCCAGAGATGCTCACCCCCACCAcagtggaggatgaggaggggggaggCTCTGAGGTGCTCTTTCTCATGTCAAGAAAACAGGACCCAGTGGTCCCCATGGACAGTGTGGGTGCTAGAGACCTGTGTTCACTGAGCAGGGAGTACATCAGTCCTCTGGAGGACCCGGTCTCCCCCTCCGCTACCTCACTGGACGATGTGGAGGATGTGTTCATCCTGCCTCAGGCCTCCAGCTCCCCCAGCGCAGACAACTCTTATCTAGAGACTGAGCAGGCAGCATGGGACGGCTCGAGTACAGAGGGGGGCATTCAGCCAGCCGCTGGCATCAGCAATAGTACGACAGGGCTGGATtcaagagaggaaaacaagcagCCGGTCCGAAGACGGAAGGCAGTGATAGAGCCTCTGATTGACTTGACAGACGATGgttgtgtgtctgatgtttcaGAGGACAAACCCCAGACTGTCACCCCCCACATGAACGGGAACGCTAACACTCTGCAGAGGACTTTAAAGGAGAAAAAGCTTCCACTGCGTTCCAGCAGAGGGACGCGGTTAGAGGCAATAGTCATGAACATAAACTCAAACAAGTACAAAGTGTCAGGATGCATCCGCACCAGTAAGAAAGCCAGTGCTTCCCAATCAGCAACCAGTGACTCCAACTCGGCCAGTCCTAAGAGGAACGAGGCGCCGTCagcggggaggaggaggagcagagtggGAGCGTCTGTCTCAGCGAACGCAGTCAAACAAAAAGCAGGAACTCCTGTGAAAAGGGacaaaactaataacattaacactgACAGCTGCAAAGGTTCTACCTCCGATCCTGAAACCCTCAGTCGTACTAGAAAGTCCCACAGCAGCTCACATCCAAAAAGTCCTCCGTGTACTGTGCACAAGAGGTCAAAGAAAGAGTCAGAGGACGCTTCACTGTCTGTCCTCTCACCACAGACTCACACCGCAAAGTCAAAGACGAAACCCTCACCACAGTCCAGTCCTCAGGCCGCTCTGCACAAGAACTCAAAGAAGGAGCCGGAGCTCCAGATTCACCCTGAACCCTCAGAGGAAATTCATGTGGCAAGATTGtctccccctccaccaccatcaccgccgccgccgccgccatcAAAGTCTCCAAAGAAAAGTCAAGGGAAAGCCAAAGGCAAGACTACAGGTAGCCAAACATCCCCCACTGCCAAGACAAAGGCGGCTCACACTCccaagaagaggaggaagaaacacaAGGGCGGCCAGTCCTCCTCCATATTCTCCCCCAAGGAGCCGGAGATCAAGCTGAAGTACGTCAACTTcaaggaggagaaaagggagcTGAGGTCGGACAGCTTCTCTCCGTTCGTCCGTGTGGAGCGGCGGCAGTCCTCGCCATCACTGTGTACTGTCATCAACTACCCCGAGGAGGTGAAGACGCAGCACAAGAAGGGCCAGCAGCAGGCTCACACCAGTGGCTTCATTTCTGCAGTCGTACCCAGCACCTCGTGTCTCCAGCTGGGCCGGGCGTCCACACAGAGCCAGCACCAGCGCTCCCTCGTCTGCTGCCTGTGCGGGCGCTCTGCCAACGCCATGGACCTGGGGGACCTCCACGGCCCCTACTACCCTGAGGGGTACCAGCCAAGCACCAAAACACCAGCCAGCGTCTCAGGCCTCAAAGGGGATGAGGACGACTACAGCGACTCAGACTCCTCGTCCTGCAGCAtcagaggcaggaggaggaagagcgcCGGTCCACACTCAGCGTGGTCCCTCAGGCCGGGGGCTCAGCTCAAACAGAAGGGCCTCCTGGAGAACCGTCGGTGGACCGGTGACAGCGCTGGCAGCCCTGCAGCGAAGCGAGCTCGCTCAGATCCCAGCTCTGCAGATGTGGAGGACTGGTACAGCCCCCCGGTGCTGCCTCTGGAGCCCTGCGAGTACTGGCTCCATGAAGACTGCGGTATCTGGTCCGCCGGCGTGTTCCTGGTGAAGGGCAAAATCTACGGACTGGAGGAGGCGGTGAAGGTGGCACAAGAGACG gtgtgttcagcGTGTCGTGATCCAGGTGCTACACTGGGCTGCTTCTTTAAAGGTTGTCCCAACAAGTACCACTACAGGTGTGCTCTGGAGTCAG ACTGCGTTCTCATCGAAGAGAATTTCTCCATGAAGTGTAAAAAGCACAAG AACAAGACATTCAAAACCCCTCCAGGGAACAGGTGGGATGACAGGTGA